From Aquabacter sp. L1I39, the proteins below share one genomic window:
- a CDS encoding amino acid ABC transporter substrate-binding protein produces the protein MAFSKGSSRLRGLRLGLGLVLAAALSTAAAAQESIKVGAPLPLTGPLSPEGIKQQRGYNLWAKTANAKGGIKVGDKAYKVEIVYVDYESNTPRAVQSAERLITGDKVNFLFSPFGSGAAKAASSVSERYRIPTIAATASSVEVYDQGYKYLFGTFTPNDTLTNPLADIVSKSGQNVKTIAIYARNDLFPRAIAKEMEKSAKARGIEVISFDEYAIGTMDHASALTLMLQRKPDWVFGTGYINDLILMRRQMADLGLKPKVLTMIAGPAYQEFIDATGPLAENISSAAWWHPAVAYDGKDIFGKTADYVAAFQAEYKAIPDYAEASASAAGAILQIAIEKAGSIDPEKVRDTLASLDVTTFYGQVKFGPTGQIVSLEPPAFQIQDGKAKVFYPASVKQTDLKFGIAK, from the coding sequence ATGGCATTTTCCAAGGGTTCATCACGGCTTCGAGGCCTGCGCCTCGGGCTTGGCTTGGTGCTGGCTGCCGCCTTGTCCACCGCTGCCGCCGCCCAGGAGTCGATCAAGGTGGGCGCGCCCTTGCCGCTCACCGGCCCCCTCTCGCCGGAGGGTATCAAGCAGCAGCGCGGCTACAATCTCTGGGCCAAGACCGCCAATGCCAAGGGCGGCATCAAGGTGGGCGACAAGGCCTATAAGGTCGAGATCGTCTATGTGGACTATGAGTCCAACACGCCCCGGGCCGTCCAGTCCGCCGAGCGGCTGATCACCGGCGACAAGGTGAATTTCCTGTTCTCGCCCTTCGGCTCCGGGGCCGCCAAGGCGGCCTCCTCGGTCTCCGAGCGCTACCGCATCCCCACCATCGCCGCCACCGCCTCTTCGGTGGAGGTGTATGACCAGGGCTACAAATATCTCTTCGGCACCTTCACGCCCAACGACACCCTCACCAATCCCCTGGCCGACATCGTCTCCAAGTCCGGCCAGAACGTGAAGACCATCGCCATCTATGCCCGCAACGACCTGTTCCCGCGGGCCATCGCCAAGGAGATGGAAAAGTCCGCCAAGGCGCGCGGCATCGAGGTGATCTCGTTCGACGAATATGCCATCGGCACCATGGACCATGCCTCGGCGCTGACTCTCATGCTCCAGCGCAAGCCCGACTGGGTGTTCGGCACTGGCTATATCAACGACCTCATCCTGATGCGCCGGCAGATGGCGGACCTGGGCCTCAAGCCCAAGGTGCTCACCATGATCGCCGGCCCGGCCTATCAGGAATTCATCGACGCCACCGGCCCGCTGGCCGAGAACATCTCCTCCGCCGCCTGGTGGCATCCGGCGGTGGCCTATGACGGCAAGGACATTTTCGGCAAGACGGCCGATTATGTGGCCGCCTTCCAGGCCGAGTACAAGGCGATCCCCGATTACGCGGAAGCCTCGGCCAGCGCCGCTGGCGCCATCCTCCAGATCGCCATCGAGAAGGCCGGCTCCATCGATCCCGAAAAGGTGCGCGATACGCTGGCCAGCCTCGACGTCACCACCTTCTACGGCCAGGTGAAGTTCGGCCCCACCGGCCAGATCGTCTCGCTGGAGCCGCCCGCCTTCCAGATTCAGGACGGCAAGGCCAAGGTCTTCTACCCGGCCTCGGTGAAGCAGACCGACCTGAAGTTCGGCATCGCGAAATAG
- a CDS encoding branched-chain amino acid ABC transporter permease has translation MIYLQILVNGLVLGGLYACIAVGFSLVWGVLNVINILHGTFVVLGSYVAYFCYVRLGIHPYFSVAIAGAVLFALGYALQAGLINRVIGAPVLTTLVLTFGLDLILNNATLVAFSADYKTIQLAHPLGSKVIGGIVLPLDRVVAMLLALALTVMLYFVLARSRIGRAIVAVRMDAEAAALMGVNVKRVYAITFGIGALMAGAAGSLLALIFPISPLASTEYLSLAFVVCVLGGLGSILGAMVGGLALGIIQSFGALFIGPQHGLTVSFVLLILLLIFKPTGLMGKRGYE, from the coding sequence ATGATTTATCTGCAAATTCTCGTAAACGGCCTGGTGCTGGGTGGGCTCTATGCCTGCATCGCGGTCGGATTTTCCCTGGTGTGGGGCGTGCTCAACGTCATCAACATCCTGCACGGCACCTTCGTGGTGCTGGGTTCCTATGTGGCCTATTTCTGCTACGTGCGCCTCGGCATCCACCCCTACTTTTCCGTGGCGATCGCCGGAGCCGTCCTGTTCGCGCTCGGCTATGCCCTTCAGGCCGGCCTCATCAACCGCGTGATTGGCGCCCCGGTGCTCACCACCCTGGTGCTCACCTTCGGCCTCGACCTGATCCTCAACAATGCGACGCTGGTCGCCTTCTCGGCCGACTACAAGACCATCCAGCTCGCCCATCCCCTGGGCAGCAAGGTCATCGGGGGCATCGTGCTGCCGCTGGACCGGGTGGTGGCCATGCTGCTCGCCCTGGCGCTGACGGTGATGCTCTATTTCGTCCTTGCCCGCTCCCGCATCGGCCGCGCCATCGTGGCGGTGCGCATGGATGCGGAGGCGGCGGCGCTCATGGGGGTTAATGTCAAGCGGGTCTATGCCATCACCTTCGGCATCGGCGCGCTGATGGCGGGGGCGGCGGGCAGCCTGCTGGCCCTCATCTTCCCCATCTCGCCGCTCGCCTCCACCGAATATCTGAGCCTTGCCTTCGTGGTGTGTGTGCTCGGCGGCCTCGGCTCCATCCTTGGCGCCATGGTGGGCGGCCTGGCGCTCGGCATCATCCAGAGCTTCGGCGCCCTCTTCATCGGCCCGCAGCACGGGCTCACCGTCTCCTTCGTGCTGCTGATCCTCCTGCTCATCTTCAAGCCCACGGGCCTGATGGGGAAACGGGGCTACGAATGA
- a CDS encoding branched-chain amino acid ABC transporter permease produces MIRTLPVLVFIALVAALPVLGDNYLLRLGTMFAMYAVLAYSWNVIGGFAGYPSFATAAFFGLGAYAGALLQGAGVPMPFAWASAGIVAAVFALLLGFAILHLKGHYFAIASLVIAQVLMEIATSWSSFTGGGMGLNLPVLRIPVDAQARLFFWSMLALAVLAFLMNLAVARTRFGFALTCIRQNEDASAMVGINPTLYKVAAFVCSAVFVGAAGAMYASWVFYIEPGDVFRVLVSVKPIVMVMLGGAGTVLGPGIGAVLFLVLEEAVWRSFLSVHALVLGVIIVALIFFLPRGVLGLIRRRRARKVPIFAPGRSA; encoded by the coding sequence ATGATCCGCACCCTTCCCGTCCTCGTCTTCATCGCCCTCGTCGCGGCCTTGCCCGTCCTCGGCGACAATTATCTGCTGCGGCTCGGCACCATGTTCGCCATGTATGCGGTGCTGGCCTATTCCTGGAACGTGATCGGCGGCTTTGCCGGCTATCCCTCCTTTGCCACCGCCGCCTTCTTCGGCCTTGGCGCCTATGCCGGCGCGCTCCTGCAGGGGGCGGGCGTGCCCATGCCGTTTGCCTGGGCCTCGGCGGGGATCGTGGCGGCGGTGTTCGCGCTGCTGCTGGGCTTTGCCATCCTGCATTTGAAGGGTCACTATTTCGCCATTGCCAGCCTGGTCATCGCCCAGGTGCTGATGGAGATCGCCACCTCCTGGTCCAGCTTCACGGGCGGCGGCATGGGGCTGAACTTGCCCGTGCTGCGCATTCCGGTGGACGCGCAGGCGCGGCTCTTCTTCTGGTCCATGCTGGCGCTGGCGGTCCTGGCCTTCCTGATGAATCTCGCGGTTGCCCGCACCCGCTTCGGCTTCGCCCTTACCTGCATCCGCCAGAATGAGGACGCCTCCGCCATGGTGGGCATCAATCCCACCCTCTACAAGGTGGCAGCCTTCGTGTGCTCGGCGGTGTTCGTGGGCGCGGCGGGGGCCATGTATGCCTCCTGGGTCTTCTATATCGAGCCGGGCGATGTGTTCCGCGTGCTGGTCTCGGTGAAGCCCATCGTCATGGTGATGCTGGGCGGCGCCGGCACGGTGCTGGGGCCGGGCATCGGCGCGGTGCTGTTCCTGGTGCTGGAGGAGGCGGTCTGGCGCTCCTTCCTCTCCGTGCACGCGCTCGTGCTGGGCGTCATCATCGTCGCCCTCATCTTCTTCCTGCCGCGCGGCGTGCTCGGCCTTATCCGACGCCGCCGCGCCCGCAAGGTGCCCATCTTCGCCCCCGGGAGGAGCGCATGA
- a CDS encoding ABC transporter ATP-binding protein, translated as MSPVLELKGISRRFGGLNALSDVDLAVEPGEVVGLIGPNGAGKTTLVNVVTGVFRPTSGTITFDGRRIDGMKPYQISRLGVARTYQVVQPFPEMTVLENVMAPAAFAGGRDLTAARKRAEEALDFCNLSDAAGALASELTLAGRKRLELAKSLAMDPKVLLLDEVNAGLNPAEIDTALDLIRRITAAGVTIILIEHLMKVVMSLCTRLVVLHHGAKIAEGAPEAVRTDRRVIEAYLGSRYAEAQAGGAA; from the coding sequence ATGAGCCCGGTTCTGGAGTTGAAAGGCATTTCGCGCCGGTTCGGCGGGCTGAATGCCCTGTCCGATGTGGACCTGGCGGTGGAGCCGGGCGAGGTGGTCGGCCTCATCGGTCCCAATGGTGCCGGCAAGACGACGCTGGTGAACGTGGTGACCGGCGTCTTCCGCCCCACCTCCGGCACCATCACCTTCGATGGCCGGCGCATCGATGGGATGAAACCCTACCAGATCAGCCGGCTCGGCGTTGCCCGCACCTATCAGGTGGTCCAGCCCTTCCCGGAAATGACCGTGCTGGAGAATGTGATGGCCCCAGCCGCCTTTGCCGGCGGACGGGACCTGACGGCGGCCCGCAAGCGGGCCGAGGAGGCGCTCGACTTCTGCAATCTTTCGGATGCCGCCGGTGCCCTCGCCTCCGAACTGACACTGGCCGGCCGCAAGCGCCTGGAACTGGCCAAGAGCCTGGCCATGGACCCCAAGGTTCTACTGCTGGATGAGGTCAATGCCGGTCTCAACCCGGCGGAGATCGACACTGCGCTGGACCTGATCCGCCGCATCACCGCGGCGGGCGTCACCATCATTCTCATCGAGCATCTGATGAAGGTGGTCATGAGCCTGTGCACGCGCCTCGTGGTCCTGCATCACGGCGCCAAGATCGCCGAGGGCGCGCCCGAGGCGGTGCGCACCGACCGGCGGGTGATCGAGGCTTATCTCGGCAGCCGCTATGCCGAGGCACAGGCGGGAGGCGCGGCATGA
- a CDS encoding ABC transporter ATP-binding protein produces MSETLLSITGLESGYGDIQVLWGVDLEVQAGEIVCLVGSNGVGKTTLLKTISGLLRPKAGSIRMGEQELAGATPEAVLRAGIAHVPEGRRLFRTMSVRDNLLMGAYLRSPSDRAVAEDLDKVMRMFPRLAERANQDAATLSGGEQQMCAIGRGIMGRPKLLMIDELSLGLAPKAVEQLSESLKEINRFGISILLVEQDVMTALELSHRGYVMDRGRVSMSGTSAVLAAAPEVREAYMGM; encoded by the coding sequence ATGAGCGAGACCTTGCTGTCCATCACCGGCCTCGAAAGCGGCTATGGCGACATCCAGGTGCTCTGGGGCGTGGACCTGGAGGTTCAGGCCGGCGAGATCGTCTGCCTCGTGGGCTCCAACGGCGTCGGCAAGACGACGCTTCTGAAGACCATTTCCGGCCTGCTGCGGCCCAAGGCCGGCTCCATCCGCATGGGGGAGCAGGAACTGGCAGGCGCCACGCCCGAGGCGGTGCTGCGCGCGGGCATCGCCCATGTGCCGGAAGGGCGACGGCTGTTCCGCACCATGTCGGTGCGCGACAACCTGCTCATGGGCGCCTATCTGCGTTCCCCCTCCGACCGGGCCGTCGCCGAGGATCTCGACAAGGTGATGCGCATGTTCCCGCGCCTCGCCGAGCGGGCGAACCAGGATGCCGCCACCCTTTCGGGCGGCGAGCAGCAGATGTGCGCCATCGGCCGCGGCATCATGGGGCGCCCCAAGCTCCTGATGATCGACGAGCTCTCCCTCGGCCTTGCCCCCAAGGCGGTCGAGCAGCTTTCCGAAAGCCTCAAGGAGATCAACCGCTTCGGCATCTCCATCCTGCTGGTGGAGCAGGATGTGATGACGGCGCTGGAGCTCTCCCACCGGGGCTATGTGATGGATCGCGGACGCGTCTCCATGAGCGGCACCTCCGCCGTCCTGGCCGCCGCGCCTGAGGTCCGCGAGGCCTATATGGGCATGTGA
- a CDS encoding aldehyde dehydrogenase family protein, giving the protein MTAPHPSRTAPTTEAILSPYDRRVVGHMPVAGEAEVEAALARATAAFPLMKRLPRFVRADILDRAAEIIDRRREEIVRLIAGEAGKPLYDARGEVSRSLFNLRNAAREARAFAGHEVPLDVDNAVFEYQTASADGSALSLSDADLETLSKLGRRVGLARRYPIGPVLAITPFNFPLNLVLHKVAPAIAVGNTVVLKPAPQTPLTSLLLAEVFAEAGLPAGALTVVHCSVPLAERMVRDDRVAMVTFTGSAKVGWHIKEQAGKKKVSLELGGNGAVVVAPDADIPFAAARCVRGGVVFGGQYCIGVQRILVHDQVYDRFEAELVRRVAACKVGDPLQEGVDVGPVIDEGSARRIESWINEAVAAGARVLVGGKRHGAIIEPTVLTDTTPDMKVECEEIFGPVVTLSRVSDMDEAVRRAADSKYGLQGGYFTNDLARAFRALEDWDVGGLMINDVPIYRIDSMPFGGWKESGLGREGTRYAMESMTDIKFLVVNYG; this is encoded by the coding sequence ATGACCGCGCCTCACCCGAGCCGCACCGCCCCGACCACCGAGGCCATCCTCAGCCCCTATGACCGCCGTGTGGTCGGCCACATGCCGGTGGCCGGGGAGGCGGAGGTGGAAGCCGCGCTCGCCCGCGCCACAGCCGCCTTCCCGCTCATGAAGCGCCTGCCGCGCTTCGTGCGGGCGGACATTCTCGACCGCGCCGCGGAGATCATCGACCGCCGCCGGGAGGAGATCGTCCGCCTCATTGCCGGAGAGGCGGGCAAGCCCCTTTATGATGCGCGCGGCGAGGTCTCCCGCTCGCTCTTCAACCTGCGCAATGCCGCCCGCGAAGCGCGCGCCTTTGCTGGCCATGAAGTGCCGCTCGACGTGGACAACGCCGTGTTCGAGTACCAGACCGCCTCGGCGGACGGGTCCGCGCTCAGCCTCTCCGATGCGGACCTCGAAACCTTGTCGAAGCTGGGCCGCCGGGTCGGCCTCGCCCGGCGCTATCCCATCGGGCCGGTCCTGGCCATCACGCCCTTCAACTTCCCGCTCAACCTGGTGTTGCACAAGGTGGCCCCCGCCATCGCCGTGGGCAATACGGTGGTGCTGAAGCCGGCGCCCCAGACCCCGCTCACCTCTCTTCTTCTGGCCGAAGTCTTCGCCGAGGCGGGGCTGCCGGCCGGGGCGCTCACCGTGGTCCATTGCTCCGTACCGCTGGCCGAGCGGATGGTGCGCGACGACCGGGTGGCCATGGTCACCTTCACCGGATCGGCCAAGGTGGGCTGGCACATCAAGGAGCAGGCGGGGAAGAAAAAGGTGTCGCTGGAACTGGGCGGCAACGGCGCCGTGGTGGTGGCTCCCGATGCCGACATTCCCTTCGCCGCCGCCCGCTGCGTGCGGGGCGGCGTGGTGTTCGGCGGTCAATATTGCATCGGAGTGCAGCGCATCCTGGTGCACGATCAGGTCTATGACCGGTTCGAGGCCGAACTGGTGCGCCGCGTCGCCGCCTGCAAGGTGGGCGATCCGCTCCAGGAAGGCGTCGATGTGGGCCCGGTGATCGACGAGGGCTCGGCGCGGCGCATCGAAAGCTGGATCAATGAGGCGGTGGCTGCCGGCGCGCGGGTGCTGGTGGGCGGCAAACGCCACGGCGCCATCATCGAGCCGACCGTTCTTACCGACACCACCCCCGACATGAAGGTGGAGTGCGAGGAGATTTTCGGCCCCGTCGTCACCCTCTCCCGCGTCAGCGACATGGACGAGGCGGTGCGCCGCGCCGCCGATTCCAAATATGGCCTCCAAGGCGGCTATTTCACCAACGATCTCGCCCGCGCATTCCGGGCGCTGGAAGACTGGGACGTGGGCGGGCTCATGATCAATGACGTCCCCATCTATCGCATCGATTCCATGCCCTTCGGCGGCTGGAAGGAAAGCGGCCTCGGCCGCGAGGGCACCCGCTATGCCATGGAAAGCATGACGGATATCAAGTTCCTCGTGGTCAATTACGGATGA
- a CDS encoding aspartate dehydrogenase domain-containing protein: MGADVRKVAVAGLGAVGLKVAAALARGMDGLALVAVSAADPVRARARMAGFARMPSVEPLERLPEMADIVVECLPPSLFRALAEPTLAAGRTLVAASAGALIANADLLDRAKAGQGRILLPSGALAGLDGLHAAVEAGLEAVTLVTRKPPTSLGGDAPLEAHCLFAGTAREAIARFPVNVNVAATVALAGLGPDLTRVEVWSDPALERNEHHLSVTSRAGSFTLVARNWPDPDNPKSSAITGFSLIAALRRLTLPVTIGT; the protein is encoded by the coding sequence ATGGGGGCAGATGTGCGCAAGGTGGCGGTGGCCGGGCTCGGCGCCGTGGGCCTGAAGGTGGCCGCAGCGCTGGCGCGGGGCATGGACGGCCTCGCACTGGTGGCCGTCTCGGCCGCCGATCCGGTGCGCGCGCGGGCCCGGATGGCGGGCTTTGCCCGTATGCCGTCGGTTGAGCCGCTGGAGCGGTTGCCGGAGATGGCCGACATCGTCGTCGAATGCCTGCCGCCCAGCCTGTTCCGGGCGCTGGCCGAGCCGACGCTTGCCGCTGGCCGCACGCTGGTGGCGGCGAGCGCCGGAGCCCTCATCGCCAATGCGGACCTTCTCGACCGCGCCAAAGCGGGGCAGGGGCGGATCCTCCTGCCCTCCGGCGCGCTCGCGGGCCTCGACGGGCTTCATGCGGCGGTGGAGGCGGGCCTGGAGGCCGTCACGCTTGTGACCCGAAAGCCTCCCACCTCGCTGGGCGGGGACGCGCCCCTTGAGGCGCACTGCCTTTTTGCCGGAACCGCGCGGGAGGCCATCGCCCGCTTCCCGGTCAATGTGAATGTGGCGGCCACCGTCGCGCTGGCGGGCCTCGGCCCGGATCTTACCCGTGTGGAGGTGTGGTCCGACCCTGCCTTGGAGCGGAACGAGCATCATCTTTCGGTCACCAGCCGTGCGGGAAGCTTCACCCTCGTCGCCCGCAACTGGCCCGATCCAGACAATCCCAAGTCTTCAGCCATTACCGGCTTTTCCCTCATCGCAGCACTGCGCCGCCTCACCTTGCCGGTGACCATCGGCACCTGA
- the cnbZ gene encoding 2-amino-5-chloromuconate deaminase CnbZ: MMSTKDFAPGGYRYVPGVFQYSAGVAALPGHVIERVRFANPVPLKEGFARIAQIIGAAGRPLTSFCACELRSPAPFTEEGFKAFNAIYAGTLQEWGLFETGDNPVARSNVCPEINPPAEPSFHAFSYVRAEEGAPSFVVAGSGEAPEGRDSYGGHAIAPGDRSPEGLRQKARWVLGEMERRMGALGFAWADTTAVQLYTVYDIHPFLGEEIVTRGAARHGLTWHFNRPPLVSLDYEMDCRGVALERVVAG, translated from the coding sequence ATCATGAGCACCAAGGACTTTGCCCCCGGCGGCTATCGCTATGTGCCTGGCGTGTTCCAGTATTCGGCGGGTGTTGCGGCGCTGCCCGGCCATGTGATCGAGCGCGTGCGTTTCGCCAATCCGGTGCCGCTGAAGGAAGGCTTTGCCCGCATCGCGCAGATCATCGGCGCGGCGGGGCGTCCGCTCACCTCTTTCTGCGCGTGCGAACTGCGCTCGCCCGCCCCCTTCACCGAGGAGGGCTTCAAGGCGTTCAACGCCATCTATGCGGGGACCTTGCAGGAATGGGGCCTGTTTGAAACGGGCGACAATCCGGTAGCGCGCTCCAATGTGTGTCCGGAGATCAACCCGCCCGCCGAGCCGAGCTTCCACGCCTTCTCCTATGTGCGGGCGGAAGAAGGGGCGCCGTCCTTCGTGGTGGCGGGCTCGGGCGAGGCGCCGGAGGGGCGTGACAGCTATGGCGGCCACGCCATCGCGCCGGGCGATCGTTCGCCCGAAGGCCTGCGCCAGAAGGCGCGCTGGGTGCTGGGCGAGATGGAGCGGCGCATGGGCGCGCTGGGCTTTGCCTGGGCGGACACCACGGCGGTGCAGCTTTACACCGTCTATGACATCCATCCCTTCCTCGGGGAGGAGATCGTCACGCGCGGCGCGGCACGCCACGGCCTGACCTGGCATTTCAACCGGCCGCCGCTGGTCAGCCTCGACTATGAGATGGACTGCCGGGGCGTGGCCCTGGAGCGCGTGGTGGCTGGCTGA
- a CDS encoding RidA family protein, producing the protein MSIERLDKGPRMSQAVIHGDTVYLAGQVGEGPDVASQTKAILESVDSLLARAGTDKSRLLSATIWLADMNDFAAMNAVWDSWVDPNNTPARATGESRLAAPKYLVEIIIVAARG; encoded by the coding sequence ATGAGCATCGAGCGGCTCGACAAGGGTCCCCGCATGAGCCAGGCCGTGATCCACGGCGACACGGTCTATCTGGCGGGCCAGGTGGGCGAGGGGCCGGATGTGGCCAGCCAGACCAAGGCGATCCTGGAGTCCGTGGACAGCCTGCTCGCCCGCGCCGGAACGGACAAGTCCCGCCTCCTATCGGCCACCATCTGGCTTGCCGACATGAACGACTTTGCCGCCATGAACGCCGTGTGGGACAGCTGGGTCGATCCCAACAATACGCCTGCCCGTGCCACCGGCGAATCCCGCCTGGCGGCGCCCAAGTATCTGGTTGAGATCATCATCGTCGCCGCGCGTGGCTGA
- a CDS encoding mechanosensitive ion channel family protein produces MENIEYVVDTLDGSLAWLPSWVVSLVVFLLAVLVAHFLHRVAYRILTRVVAGMDLFWRSLVSRTEGPTRLAAITVALGFAANIAPLTLRETALVQQALLLCFIALVAWLANTALHIWVTVYLRRFKLDADDNLLARKHVTQTRILRRAAGTIIFTVALSAALMSFEDVRQYGVSLLASAGVAGIVLGLALQPVLKNLFAGIQLAVTQPIRIDDALLVEGEWGKVEDITSTYVVVKLWDWRRLILPLSYFMEKPFQNWTREGSALIGTVMIYLDYRVPVAAVRQKVEEIASASLLWDRKVVNVAVTDFRESVMEVRILVSASNAGAAFDLRCEVREKLIAFLQERYPEALPRLRAEVIEQRKEATLATPERIRRPAEAALSRA; encoded by the coding sequence ATGGAGAACATTGAATACGTGGTCGATACACTGGATGGGTCGCTGGCCTGGCTACCCAGCTGGGTCGTCAGCCTGGTGGTGTTCCTGCTGGCCGTCCTGGTGGCCCACTTCCTCCACCGCGTCGCCTATCGCATCCTGACCCGTGTGGTGGCCGGCATGGACCTGTTCTGGCGGTCACTGGTCTCGCGCACGGAAGGCCCGACGCGGCTCGCCGCCATCACGGTGGCGCTGGGCTTTGCCGCCAACATTGCACCCCTGACCCTTCGCGAGACCGCATTGGTGCAGCAGGCGCTGCTCCTGTGCTTCATCGCGCTTGTGGCGTGGCTGGCCAATACCGCCCTCCATATCTGGGTGACGGTCTATCTCCGCCGCTTCAAGCTGGATGCAGATGACAATCTCCTGGCGCGAAAGCACGTCACCCAGACGCGCATCCTGCGCCGGGCGGCCGGCACCATCATCTTCACCGTCGCGCTGTCGGCGGCCCTGATGTCGTTCGAGGACGTCCGGCAATATGGCGTCTCTCTGCTGGCTTCCGCCGGCGTCGCCGGCATTGTGCTGGGTCTCGCGCTCCAGCCGGTGCTGAAGAACCTGTTCGCGGGCATCCAGCTGGCGGTCACCCAGCCCATCCGCATTGACGACGCGCTGCTGGTGGAGGGGGAATGGGGCAAGGTGGAAGACATCACCTCCACCTATGTGGTGGTGAAGCTCTGGGACTGGCGGCGCCTCATCCTGCCACTGAGTTATTTCATGGAAAAGCCCTTCCAGAACTGGACGCGGGAAGGCTCCGCACTGATCGGCACCGTGATGATCTACCTGGACTACCGGGTGCCGGTGGCGGCCGTGCGACAGAAAGTGGAGGAGATCGCCTCCGCCTCCCTGCTGTGGGACCGCAAGGTGGTCAATGTGGCAGTGACCGATTTCCGCGAGAGCGTGATGGAAGTGCGCATCCTGGTGAGCGCCTCCAATGCGGGCGCCGCCTTCGATCTGCGCTGCGAGGTGCGCGAGAAGCTGATCGCCTTCCTGCAGGAGCGCTATCCCGAGGCGCTGCCGCGCCTGCGCGCGGAGGTCATCGAACAGCGAAAGGAGGCCACCCTCGCCACGCCGGAGCGAATCCGGCGGCCGGCCGAAGCGGCCCTCTCGCGCGCCTGA
- a CDS encoding GNAT family N-acetyltransferase, whose product MGKDAGVMIRDLEAADEAAWRHLWAGYVAFYEASVPEAVTAHTWSRILDPAAPLLGRIALVAGRPAGFSLSVLHEGTWARDQVCYLEDLFVDPDVRGRGVGRDLIQDLVDLGHARGWATLYWHTRTDNPARRLYDSFLPADDFVRYRLHLK is encoded by the coding sequence ATGGGGAAGGACGCGGGCGTGATGATCCGGGACCTGGAGGCGGCGGACGAAGCTGCGTGGCGGCATCTGTGGGCCGGCTATGTCGCCTTCTACGAGGCGAGCGTGCCGGAAGCGGTGACGGCCCACACCTGGTCCCGCATCCTTGATCCCGCCGCCCCGCTTCTCGGGCGCATTGCCCTCGTGGCGGGCCGGCCGGCGGGCTTCAGCCTGAGCGTGCTGCATGAGGGCACATGGGCGCGCGATCAGGTGTGCTACCTGGAGGATCTGTTCGTCGATCCGGACGTTCGCGGGAGAGGCGTCGGGCGGGACTTGATCCAGGACCTGGTGGATCTTGGCCACGCGCGGGGCTGGGCGACGCTCTACTGGCACACGCGCACCGACAATCCCGCCCGTCGGCTCTATGACAGCTTCCTGCCGGCTGACGATTTCGTGCGATACCGCCTGCACCTCAAGTGA
- a CDS encoding LysR substrate-binding domain-containing protein, which translates to MNLTRSLIPDLGVFQAFACAARHGSFTRAAEELNLTQSAVSRQIRTLETQLGVVLFERVRKRVVLSEAGRALLPQVARLLDQSEEIMRRALAASDGKALLTIATLPSFGSRWLMRRLPGFLALHPGISFNIACHRGPFDLARGDFDVAIHYGQPVWPHASCTYLCDEAIVPVASPAFCRPPAAPDVIAHGPLLHLSSRPKLWSQWFEAQGLGAVNAFQGHHFDQFNMVIEAALAGAGFALLPRYLIEEEMAAGRLMEACPRPFSAEHSYYIVLPEGKQETPAVQAFRSWLLTQVSTYRA; encoded by the coding sequence ATGAACCTGACGCGCAGCCTCATCCCGGACCTGGGGGTTTTCCAGGCGTTTGCCTGCGCCGCCCGCCATGGCAGCTTCACCCGCGCGGCGGAAGAATTGAACCTGACCCAGAGCGCGGTGAGCCGGCAGATCCGCACCCTGGAGACCCAGCTGGGCGTCGTGCTGTTCGAGCGCGTGCGCAAGCGCGTGGTGCTCTCGGAAGCCGGGCGGGCCTTGCTGCCGCAGGTGGCGCGGCTGCTCGACCAGAGCGAGGAGATCATGCGCCGGGCGCTCGCCGCCTCCGACGGCAAGGCGCTGCTGACCATCGCCACCTTGCCGAGCTTCGGCAGCCGCTGGCTTATGCGCCGCCTGCCGGGCTTTCTCGCGCTTCATCCCGGCATCAGCTTCAACATCGCCTGCCATCGCGGGCCGTTCGACCTGGCGCGCGGGGATTTCGACGTGGCCATCCATTATGGCCAGCCGGTCTGGCCCCATGCCAGTTGCACCTATCTGTGCGACGAAGCCATCGTGCCGGTGGCGAGCCCCGCCTTTTGCCGGCCGCCGGCCGCACCGGACGTCATTGCCCATGGTCCCCTGCTCCATCTCAGCTCGCGCCCCAAGCTCTGGAGCCAGTGGTTCGAGGCGCAGGGCCTTGGCGCGGTGAACGCCTTCCAGGGCCACCATTTCGACCAGTTCAACATGGTCATCGAGGCCGCTCTGGCCGGAGCCGGATTCGCCCTGCTGCCGCGCTATCTCATCGAGGAGGAAATGGCGGCCGGACGGCTGATGGAGGCCTGCCCCCGGCCCTTCTCCGCCGAGCACAGCTATTACATCGTCCTGCCGGAGGGAAAGCAGGAGACGCCCGCCGTCCAGGCCTTCAGGTCCTGGCTTCTGACGCAGGTCTCCACCTATCGGGCCTGA